GTAAGCCCCCCTGCATCTTTCCCGGGGAAAACGTTCTGAGTATCCGATTCCACAGGATGAAAAGAGGTATCTACCTGAGCAATGGCGGCTTTGAGTTTTTCTCGCAGGGGTTTTCGTTCCACCTCCGGCAGCCGGGAAGGGAACGGAAAGCCCTCCAGGTTTCTCCGGATACTTATACGGCTATACAGGACCACATCCTGAGGAACACTCGAAGAAAACCAGGGTAGCACCAGCGAAGGCTCCATAGGATTATGCTCCTTGTTCTAACTGTTGAATTGCGTCCCGATACTGTGCCGCTTCCTCATATCGCTCTTTTTCAAGGGCCTGCTGCAACAGTTTCCGTAGCCGTTCTAGCTCATTCTGCCGATTCTGCTGATTGCGGAGAGCCACCGAAAGACGGCCCTTGTATCCCCCTTCTTTCCCATAAGAAAGAATTTCTTTCTTTAAAAGGTTTTTAAATATGGCATAACAGCGGGAACAGCCGGCCCGCTGGGATTTCTGGATATCCCGCCAGGTGGTACCACAAAAGGGGCAGAATTCGTTTCCCCCGTTCTTTTTCCCCCGATTGGTTCGAGCCGGCTGAGGAAAATTTTTAATAAGTTCCATCAGGGCCTTTCCGACATCCTCCGAAAGATGTACCAGGCCATGGTTTTGTGCGCAGACCTCGCACAAATGAAGCTCTGTGGGACCTTCGCTTCCTACCTGATGAATAAAAACGATGGCCTCGCGCTCCCCACATATGTCACATTTCATGATTACTCGCT
The Thermanaerothrix sp. genome window above contains:
- a CDS encoding UvrB/UvrC motif-containing protein, whose translation is RVIMKCDICGEREAIVFIHQVGSEGPTELHLCEVCAQNHGLVHLSEDVGKALMELIKNFPQPARTNRGKKNGGNEFCPFCGTTWRDIQKSQRAGCSRCYAIFKNLLKKEILSYGKEGGYKGRLSVALRNQQNRQNELERLRKLLQQALEKERYEEAAQYRDAIQQLEQGA